In Psychrobacter sp. P11G3, a single genomic region encodes these proteins:
- a CDS encoding transporter substrate-binding domain-containing protein has translation MMSNSRLLWSSMTVTAALMLSACSQPADETTDTNADAPAAETTGKTIRIATEGAYPPFNYTNADGSLAGFDIDVANALCDQMQAKCEIVAQDWDGIIPGLLAQKYDAVIAGMSITAERQEKVDFSEPYFANTMVWLTNTDGGFDPMAIKDATLGGQRSTTPGAYLQDNYEGKEGNTVQLYDNYDNAYLDLKSGRSDAVLAEKVSAKSWLAENAAGFGIVGDEIDNDDNIAIAVRKGDSLKADFDKALSEIRSNGELARLEQMNFGQ, from the coding sequence ATGATGTCGAATTCTCGCCTATTGTGGTCATCAATGACCGTTACTGCTGCATTGATGTTGAGCGCTTGTAGCCAACCTGCCGATGAAACAACCGATACCAACGCTGACGCCCCTGCAGCAGAAACCACTGGTAAAACCATTCGTATCGCTACCGAAGGCGCTTACCCTCCATTCAACTACACCAACGCTGACGGCAGCTTGGCAGGTTTTGATATCGATGTTGCCAACGCTTTGTGTGATCAAATGCAAGCCAAGTGTGAAATCGTTGCACAGGATTGGGACGGTATTATCCCAGGTCTATTGGCACAGAAATATGATGCTGTGATCGCAGGTATGTCTATCACCGCTGAGCGTCAAGAAAAAGTTGATTTCAGCGAGCCGTACTTTGCCAATACAATGGTATGGCTAACCAATACGGATGGTGGTTTTGATCCTATGGCGATTAAAGACGCAACGCTTGGCGGTCAACGCTCTACTACGCCAGGTGCTTATCTACAGGATAACTACGAAGGCAAAGAAGGCAACACCGTTCAGTTGTATGACAACTATGACAATGCCTATCTAGATCTAAAATCTGGTCGTAGCGATGCGGTATTGGCTGAAAAAGTTTCTGCCAAATCATGGTTAGCAGAAAACGCAGCGGGCTTCGGTATCGTTGGTGATGAAATTGATAACGATGACAATATTGCCATTGCTGTACGTAAAGGTGACTCACTCAAAGCTGACTTTGACAAAGCATTAAGCGAAATCCGTAGTAACGGTGAGCTTGCACGTCTTGAGCAGATGAACTTTGGTCAATAA
- a CDS encoding transporter substrate-binding domain-containing protein: protein MTISMTSSMSKKALWLAPLSAAMLMLVGCNNSSAPAENAETDTATEAPLNIKIATESSYKPFSYTDADGKLIGYEIELVDALCAQMKAECEVISQDWDGLIPGLNAQKFDAAIAGMSITPERKEVVDFSDPYFHSGIILIGKKGDDLSVESLTGLPIASQRSTVASQYLQDEHADADIKLYDTQDNAYLDLTSGRVRGMMSDKVTGIDWLKTDAGKGYEVKGEEISTNDDAMGIAFRKGDPLIAKFNAALAELKDNGTYDQITGSYFGTSSTAAAQKAVATTDSVEEVMVAEEEAPAN from the coding sequence ATGACAATTTCAATGACATCATCAATGAGCAAAAAAGCACTGTGGCTAGCACCGCTTAGCGCAGCAATGCTAATGCTGGTAGGTTGTAACAATAGCTCAGCACCAGCAGAAAATGCTGAAACTGATACCGCTACTGAAGCGCCTTTAAATATCAAAATTGCGACAGAATCAAGCTATAAGCCTTTTAGTTATACCGATGCAGATGGCAAGCTGATTGGTTACGAGATTGAGCTGGTTGACGCACTATGTGCACAGATGAAAGCTGAGTGTGAAGTCATCTCTCAAGATTGGGATGGTTTGATTCCAGGGCTTAACGCACAGAAATTTGATGCAGCTATCGCAGGTATGTCGATCACGCCTGAGCGTAAAGAAGTGGTTGATTTCAGTGACCCTTACTTCCATAGCGGTATCATCTTGATCGGCAAAAAAGGTGATGACTTAAGCGTTGAGTCGCTAACAGGTCTACCAATTGCGTCACAGCGCTCAACTGTTGCCTCGCAATACCTACAAGACGAGCATGCAGATGCTGATATCAAGTTATATGATACGCAAGACAATGCTTATCTAGATCTAACCTCAGGTCGCGTGCGCGGTATGATGTCTGACAAAGTCACAGGTATTGACTGGTTAAAAACAGACGCAGGCAAAGGCTACGAAGTTAAAGGTGAAGAAATCAGCACCAATGATGACGCAATGGGTATTGCTTTCCGTAAAGGCGATCCGTTAATTGCTAAGTTCAATGCGGCATTGGCTGAGCTAAAAGACAACGGCACCTACGATCAAATCACAGGTAGCTATTTCGGTACTAGCTCAACGGCTGCAGCACAAAAAGCGGTGGCAACAACTGATAGTGTCGAAGAAGTAATGGTCGCTGAAGAAGAAGCGCCAGCTAACTAA
- a CDS encoding ABC transporter substrate-binding protein, with protein MSNHCAPICATTGKSNITVASRLSMSLLALATAFTIAGCSNNQESAADTNPKATETTSASTGDVLRIGTEGAYAPFNYTNADGTLGGFDVEIANALCADMQVTCEIVAQDWDGIIPGLKAGKYDAIVAAMSVTPERSEQVSFTDPYFSNALVFLAKKDSSFDPSNNSDIDSHSIAAQRSTISSQWLEDTYPKADMKLYDTLSNAFLDLGSNRVDAMISDKLPAIEWLSSNAGSKYALKGDEININDNFAIAVRPGDPLQAKINQSLANIKANGTYDKINQKYFAVPASATSTVDEDANTGAEIDTDADISEQPATENAS; from the coding sequence ATGAGCAACCATTGTGCCCCAATCTGTGCCACGACTGGCAAATCTAACATTACTGTAGCCAGTCGTCTGTCTATGTCACTGCTTGCATTAGCGACGGCCTTTACCATTGCTGGCTGTAGCAATAACCAAGAGAGTGCGGCTGATACCAATCCAAAGGCTACCGAAACAACGTCAGCCTCTACAGGTGATGTATTACGCATCGGGACAGAAGGGGCCTATGCACCTTTTAACTATACCAATGCCGATGGGACACTGGGTGGTTTTGATGTTGAGATAGCAAATGCACTCTGTGCGGATATGCAGGTGACCTGTGAGATTGTAGCGCAGGACTGGGACGGTATTATCCCTGGTCTGAAAGCGGGTAAGTACGATGCAATCGTGGCCGCGATGTCCGTTACTCCAGAGCGTTCGGAGCAGGTGAGCTTCACCGATCCGTACTTTAGCAATGCCTTGGTTTTTTTGGCCAAAAAAGACAGCAGCTTTGACCCTAGTAACAACAGTGATATCGACTCGCATTCTATTGCTGCACAGCGTTCAACCATTTCATCGCAGTGGCTAGAAGACACGTATCCAAAAGCCGATATGAAGCTTTATGATACGTTGAGCAATGCGTTTTTGGATCTCGGTTCAAACCGTGTCGATGCGATGATTTCTGATAAGCTGCCTGCGATAGAATGGCTGAGCTCAAATGCTGGTAGCAAATATGCGCTCAAAGGTGATGAGATCAATATCAATGATAACTTTGCGATAGCAGTACGCCCAGGCGATCCGCTACAAGCAAAGATCAATCAGTCTCTTGCTAATATAAAAGCAAACGGTACTTACGATAAAATCAACCAAAAGTACTTTGCGGTACCAGCGTCTGCAACGAGCACAGTTGATGAAGACGCAAATACAGGTGCGGAAATAGATACAGATGCAGACATTAGCGAGCAACCAGCGACAGAAAACGCTAGTTAA
- a CDS encoding ABC transporter permease: MFDLQGFGALLLSGATVTIQLAVTSLIIGLALGLLGATAKMSNIWLLRKLATVYTATMRGIPELLLVLFIYYGGSILLMSILKKFGYNDYVEISAFWGGVMALSIAFGAYATEIFRMSIQEIPVGQREAAQAIGMRPFQTFYRITLPQVWQIALPGLGNLFLVLLKDTALVSVVGLKDIMYQSSRAAQSTQQPFTFYMAAAIIYLGLTMLITGFMMWLEWRANPAARYAKKISRQSTHSQSTIG; encoded by the coding sequence GTGTTTGACTTACAAGGATTTGGCGCGCTTTTATTGAGCGGCGCTACCGTCACCATACAGCTAGCTGTGACCAGTTTAATCATTGGTCTGGCTCTAGGCTTGCTCGGCGCAACCGCAAAGATGTCCAATATCTGGTTGCTGCGTAAACTTGCGACTGTCTATACTGCGACAATGCGCGGTATTCCTGAGCTGCTATTGGTGCTCTTTATTTACTATGGCGGCTCTATCTTATTGATGAGCATCCTCAAAAAGTTCGGCTATAACGACTATGTCGAGATTAGCGCTTTTTGGGGTGGTGTCATGGCACTGTCTATTGCTTTTGGTGCATATGCGACTGAGATTTTTCGCATGTCCATTCAAGAGATTCCAGTAGGGCAGCGAGAGGCTGCGCAAGCAATTGGTATGCGTCCTTTTCAGACTTTTTATCGCATCACTTTGCCGCAAGTGTGGCAGATTGCTTTACCAGGTTTGGGAAATTTATTTCTGGTACTACTCAAAGATACCGCATTGGTATCGGTCGTGGGTCTCAAAGACATCATGTATCAGTCATCGCGTGCGGCACAGTCTACACAGCAGCCATTTACCTTTTATATGGCAGCAGCGATTATTTATTTGGGTCTGACCATGTTGATTACTGGCTTTATGATGTGGCTTGAGTGGCGCGCCAATCCTGCGGCACGCTATGCCAAAAAGATAAGCCGTCAATCCACTCACAGTCAATCGACCATAGGGTAG
- a CDS encoding ABC transporter permease, with translation MDWNWQVIFDHIPDLLGGAVLTVQLVLFSGVIGLLFGLVLALLRLSKNWVVQILPFLYIFFFRGTPLLVQIFLIYYGLGQFEAVRDSFLWEPVLSQAYWCAIIAFTLNTSAYLAEIIRGAIQTIPIGELEAADALGMSKWQKLTRVTLPRAFGIVIPAYSNEVIFMLKGSALASTIALMDITGVARTISARTYTLMELFFAAGIVYLLLSWVILFSFRMFEKRMNRHASYVPPDVVTNTIP, from the coding sequence ATGGATTGGAATTGGCAGGTCATTTTTGACCATATCCCTGATTTACTAGGCGGCGCGGTATTGACCGTACAGCTGGTTTTGTTTTCAGGTGTGATTGGATTGCTGTTTGGTTTGGTTTTGGCGTTATTACGACTGTCTAAGAATTGGGTGGTACAGATACTACCGTTTCTGTATATCTTCTTTTTCCGTGGTACGCCGCTGCTGGTACAGATATTCCTGATTTATTACGGTTTGGGTCAATTTGAGGCCGTACGCGATTCGTTCTTATGGGAGCCAGTGCTTAGCCAAGCATATTGGTGTGCCATCATCGCCTTTACCCTCAATACCAGTGCTTATCTAGCAGAGATTATACGCGGTGCGATTCAGACGATTCCGATTGGAGAGCTTGAAGCTGCTGATGCGCTTGGCATGTCAAAATGGCAAAAGCTAACACGGGTTACGCTGCCGCGCGCATTTGGTATTGTGATTCCAGCATACAGTAACGAAGTTATCTTTATGCTAAAAGGTAGTGCGCTAGCTTCGACTATTGCATTGATGGATATCACAGGTGTTGCTCGTACGATTAGTGCGCGTACCTATACCTTGATGGAGCTATTCTTTGCCGCTGGTATCGTCTATCTATTGCTGTCGTGGGTTATCTTGTTTAGCTTTAGAATGTTTGAAAAGCGTATGAACCGCCACGCCAGTTATGTACCGCCAGATGTGGTGACCAATACGATTCCATAG
- a CDS encoding fumarylacetoacetate hydrolase family protein — protein sequence MRASIGKVVCVGRNYAAHAAELGNEVPTTPILFMKPASSVVSIRGDVVRPSPELFGETHYEAELCIQLSADLSRATIEQAQQAIGGVTLGLDLTLRDLQSKLKEKGHPWERAKCFDGACVLADWVDPQAFGNLQSVQYQLSINDKLTQDGDSALMLFPVYELLVNISHAFSLQAGDVIMTGTPSGVGVLQAGDQLKLKLGAHEWVSQVE from the coding sequence TTGCGTGCTTCTATTGGTAAAGTTGTCTGTGTTGGTCGCAACTATGCGGCCCATGCTGCAGAGTTGGGCAATGAAGTACCAACCACGCCGATACTGTTTATGAAGCCTGCGTCTTCAGTGGTCTCTATCCGTGGTGATGTGGTTCGCCCAAGTCCAGAGCTGTTTGGCGAGACTCACTACGAGGCCGAGCTATGTATTCAGTTATCAGCTGATTTATCTAGGGCGACGATTGAGCAGGCTCAGCAAGCGATTGGTGGCGTGACATTGGGACTGGATTTGACCTTACGTGATTTGCAAAGCAAGCTAAAAGAAAAAGGTCATCCGTGGGAGCGTGCTAAGTGTTTTGACGGAGCTTGCGTCCTTGCTGATTGGGTCGACCCGCAAGCGTTTGGCAATCTGCAGAGTGTACAGTATCAGCTGTCTATCAATGATAAATTAACGCAAGATGGCGATAGTGCCTTAATGCTATTTCCTGTCTATGAATTGCTGGTCAATATCAGTCATGCCTTTAGCTTGCAAGCAGGGGATGTAATTATGACTGGTACGCCAAGCGGCGTTGGTGTGTTGCAAGCAGGCGATCAGCTTAAACTAAAACTAGGTGCTCATGAGTGGGTATCACAAGTAGAGTAA
- a CDS encoding PhoX family protein translates to MTLLNNERTLAHEVVEDSNPTNNTDFQTIINRRLNRRSILKGGTGLTAAAFFGALPLVGCSEDDDSSIVGNDDNAAIPAQGDLKRPDTLKFEAVAHSTADTMTVAAGYKAEMILPLGTPLNSGIEDWKDNREQSAESFEWRMGDNHDGMWFFGKNGNAYDAKASENSLLVMNHEYVNSSELSPFGYYVTQDNDAAPIFQKRRLASDVRREVNCHGVSVVELTRRADGMGYEMVPDSKYNRRITSSTTAQLAGPVAGSALVKTKFDPTGYQTRGINNNCGAGLSPWGTYLTTEENFLGVFARGQDASQLSAGDNYARERYGAVEDFPGWEYLWHTPEAKDAKIADEFSRWDMTAVGASAAEDYRYGFNTFGYITEIDPFDQNSIPQKRTALGRFAHENCAYAPVEQGKPVVFYMGDDARGEYIYKFVSKAMWSNSDIGGGLKAGDKYLNDGTLYVAVFNEDGSGEWKALVHGQNGLDAFNSVLPFNGQDEVLVFARAAADAAGATKMDRPEWVSVSPMTGDVYVTLTNNKYRGVRDDQPVSASNPRSYQSNGKALGNDNGHIIRWAEAGGDHAATSFEWDIYLFGAPSDLSAENLSQLNDNNDFSSPDGLYFDPRGVLWIQTDDGAYTDTSSCMLLAALPGKVSDGSMTTTSAGQSTRVGTSASNDNIKRFFVGPEGCEVTGITMAPDFKTLFINIQHPGNTWGAVAGGSIPRSATVMITREDGDVILAESFDTADSTT, encoded by the coding sequence ATGACATTATTGAACAATGAGCGAACGCTTGCCCACGAAGTGGTTGAAGACTCAAATCCTACTAATAATACTGACTTTCAGACGATTATCAATCGTCGATTGAACCGCCGTAGTATCCTAAAAGGTGGCACAGGGTTGACGGCTGCTGCATTTTTTGGCGCATTACCTTTGGTCGGTTGTAGTGAAGACGACGATAGCAGTATTGTTGGTAATGACGATAATGCCGCTATCCCTGCACAAGGTGATCTAAAGCGTCCTGATACCCTAAAGTTTGAAGCAGTCGCGCATTCAACAGCTGATACGATGACCGTAGCAGCAGGCTACAAGGCAGAGATGATATTACCGCTTGGTACGCCGCTGAACTCTGGTATCGAGGATTGGAAGGACAATCGCGAGCAATCAGCAGAGTCATTTGAATGGCGTATGGGTGACAACCATGATGGGATGTGGTTCTTTGGCAAAAACGGTAACGCTTACGATGCTAAAGCGTCAGAAAACAGCTTGCTAGTCATGAATCATGAATACGTTAATAGCAGTGAGCTTAGCCCATTTGGCTATTACGTCACTCAAGATAACGATGCTGCGCCTATTTTTCAAAAACGTCGTCTCGCAAGCGACGTCCGTCGTGAAGTCAACTGTCATGGCGTCTCGGTGGTTGAGTTAACTCGCCGCGCAGATGGTATGGGTTATGAGATGGTACCTGACTCTAAATACAATCGCCGTATCACCAGTAGTACTACAGCACAATTGGCTGGCCCTGTGGCAGGTTCTGCTCTGGTCAAGACCAAGTTTGATCCGACAGGCTATCAGACTCGCGGTATCAATAACAACTGCGGCGCAGGTCTGTCACCTTGGGGTACTTATCTGACTACCGAAGAGAACTTTTTGGGTGTGTTTGCCCGTGGTCAAGATGCCAGTCAATTGAGCGCTGGTGATAACTATGCTCGCGAGCGCTACGGTGCGGTGGAGGACTTCCCAGGTTGGGAGTATTTATGGCATACCCCAGAGGCAAAGGATGCCAAGATAGCAGACGAGTTCTCACGTTGGGATATGACCGCAGTCGGTGCCAGTGCTGCGGAAGATTATCGCTATGGCTTTAACACTTTCGGTTATATTACTGAAATTGACCCATTTGACCAAAACTCTATACCGCAGAAACGCACTGCACTGGGCCGATTCGCTCATGAAAACTGCGCGTATGCTCCTGTTGAGCAAGGCAAGCCAGTGGTGTTCTACATGGGTGATGACGCCCGAGGGGAGTACATTTATAAGTTTGTCTCCAAAGCGATGTGGTCAAACTCGGACATCGGCGGCGGACTAAAAGCAGGTGACAAATATCTGAATGACGGCACGCTATACGTGGCGGTATTTAACGAAGATGGTAGCGGTGAGTGGAAAGCTCTCGTCCATGGTCAAAACGGATTAGATGCTTTCAACAGCGTATTGCCATTTAATGGGCAGGATGAAGTATTGGTCTTTGCTCGTGCAGCTGCCGATGCTGCTGGTGCTACTAAGATGGATCGACCTGAATGGGTATCGGTCAGCCCTATGACGGGTGATGTCTATGTGACATTGACCAATAATAAATATCGCGGCGTACGTGACGACCAGCCTGTCTCAGCTTCCAATCCGCGTAGCTATCAATCAAACGGAAAAGCGCTTGGTAATGACAATGGTCACATTATTCGCTGGGCAGAAGCAGGCGGTGACCATGCCGCAACGAGCTTTGAGTGGGACATTTATCTGTTTGGTGCGCCAAGTGATTTATCAGCAGAAAACCTTTCTCAATTAAATGACAATAATGACTTTTCTTCACCTGATGGGCTATATTTCGACCCACGCGGTGTCTTATGGATTCAGACAGACGACGGCGCTTACACCGATACCAGTAGCTGTATGTTGCTTGCGGCTCTGCCGGGTAAGGTCAGTGATGGGTCGATGACGACCACATCGGCAGGGCAGTCAACCCGAGTCGGCACATCTGCTAGCAATGACAATATCAAACGATTCTTTGTCGGTCCTGAAGGATGCGAAGTAACAGGTATCACCATGGCACCAGATTTTAAGACGCTGTTTATCAACATTCAGCATCCTGGCAACACATGGGGCGCTGTCGCTGGCGGTAGTATACCTCGCTCAGCGACTGTGATGATTACTCGCGAAGATGGTGATGTCATACTGGCAGAATCATTTGATACGGCTGATAGCACGACATAG
- a CDS encoding alpha/beta fold hydrolase, with the protein MSSSKVFYNDSVSDSDAQNDSSYTRTHHELDAHFVPDASVPLHSHLYEQIDQLEAIDMDELVKLLADSDDSDEINKTPVSLADFFEGLAQLATMGVVEITEIVEAIHREVILRPLGRFNDKHLNKWSRGFTGRIYGTIRHVMQMVGNNLASVLRIYKNLILQKSVQPLPDSLKKLVNVLNGVMGDHLVNNQNALAIPMMLYTQDGKPQSETLSGRIVILCHGLCMSHLSWQAQAGNDLGEAIHVSQPDTTVLYLDYNTGRRISRSGRKFSQLLQTLVDDNPNISQIDLVGHSMGGLVSRSALFYGEQDRLDWIKRVGNLITLGSPHHGAVLERIGNYVQDIIAKLPFAGSLAKLGDMRSAGIIDLRHGSIRDADWKALEGRSVLPQDFRHPARLPSGIKTYFVASALLETHYDSKVTDLLGDSLVSVASALGEDDAEHALFVPDGHKAVFYGVNHMNLIHSRRVREQVVEWLLDNGRSDYAGRPRIHSYPRSLDVAV; encoded by the coding sequence ATGAGCAGTTCAAAGGTGTTTTATAACGACAGTGTTAGTGACAGCGACGCTCAAAACGATAGTAGCTATACTCGTACTCATCATGAGCTCGATGCGCATTTTGTCCCAGATGCGAGTGTACCGCTACACAGTCATCTATATGAGCAAATCGACCAACTCGAAGCCATTGATATGGATGAGCTGGTCAAGCTACTAGCAGATTCGGATGACAGTGATGAAATCAACAAAACACCTGTATCTTTGGCTGATTTTTTTGAAGGATTGGCGCAGCTTGCCACCATGGGTGTGGTTGAGATTACAGAAATCGTAGAAGCCATTCACCGTGAAGTTATCTTGCGTCCGCTAGGCCGCTTCAATGACAAACATTTAAATAAATGGTCGCGCGGATTTACTGGACGTATCTATGGCACGATACGTCATGTCATGCAAATGGTCGGTAATAATCTGGCGTCTGTACTACGCATATACAAAAACCTGATTCTCCAAAAGTCAGTGCAGCCACTACCAGACTCACTAAAAAAACTGGTGAATGTACTTAATGGTGTCATGGGTGACCATCTGGTCAATAATCAAAATGCGCTCGCCATTCCGATGATGCTATACACTCAAGATGGCAAGCCACAAAGTGAGACGCTATCAGGCCGTATCGTTATTTTGTGCCATGGTTTATGTATGAGTCATTTAAGCTGGCAAGCACAAGCAGGTAATGATTTAGGCGAGGCCATTCATGTCAGCCAGCCTGATACCACGGTGCTGTATTTAGATTACAATACAGGTCGCCGTATCTCTCGTAGCGGCCGTAAGTTCTCTCAATTGCTACAAACGCTGGTCGATGATAACCCAAATATCAGTCAGATAGATCTGGTCGGACATAGTATGGGCGGCTTGGTTTCTCGCAGTGCACTGTTTTATGGCGAGCAAGACCGCCTAGATTGGATAAAACGCGTGGGCAATCTCATCACGCTAGGTTCGCCGCATCATGGGGCAGTGCTTGAGCGTATCGGTAATTATGTACAAGACATCATTGCCAAGTTGCCGTTTGCAGGCTCACTGGCCAAGCTCGGGGATATGCGCAGTGCCGGTATCATTGATCTACGTCATGGCAGTATTCGTGATGCAGACTGGAAAGCATTAGAAGGACGTAGTGTCCTACCACAAGACTTTCGCCACCCTGCACGGTTGCCAAGTGGTATCAAGACTTACTTTGTCGCCAGTGCTTTGCTTGAGACGCATTATGATTCTAAGGTGACTGATTTGCTAGGAGACAGTTTGGTATCGGTGGCTTCAGCGTTGGGCGAGGATGACGCTGAGCATGCTTTGTTTGTGCCAGATGGTCACAAAGCAGTGTTTTATGGGGTGAATCATATGAACTTAATCCATAGTAGACGAGTGCGTGAGCAAGTCGTTGAGTGGCTGCTAGATAATGGACGAAGTGACTATGCTGGACGTCCGCGCATACACTCTTATCCTAGAAGTTTGGATGTGGCGGTGTAG
- a CDS encoding Hsp33 family molecular chaperone HslO: MTQDIQVPNTDSQTTGNHGSNDIRQRFFVEDSPVRGDVVRLSRSYASTIAQKPYPEAIKRLLGEMLTAASLLISTVKINGRLSIQLQSSDSDSLLNWAMAECDQDGIIRALASWKGETDEQVQAWDNMTHAKEAFAELGAMGQGVLFINIQPDGGEPYQGIVERSHDNLADCLAHYQKQSAQIPTLINLASDGLQAGGILVQMLPRTAEETSEVEQNQDAGIDDDLWTRLSVLTRTVKAEELTTLDANEILYRLYHEENIVAPEPAPLSFGCTCSREKCEMAIEQIGEAEALDIVEEQGGTFEMDCGFCGEVYKFNKDDVAAIFAE, from the coding sequence ATGACTCAAGATATCCAAGTCCCAAATACGGACAGCCAAACTACTGGCAACCATGGCAGCAACGACATTCGCCAACGTTTCTTCGTTGAAGACTCACCCGTGCGCGGTGATGTGGTACGCCTATCACGCAGCTATGCGAGCACAATTGCGCAAAAGCCCTACCCTGAAGCCATCAAACGCTTATTGGGTGAGATGCTGACTGCAGCAAGTTTGCTAATCAGTACGGTCAAAATCAACGGTCGCCTATCTATTCAGTTGCAGTCATCAGACAGTGACAGCTTACTAAACTGGGCAATGGCAGAATGCGATCAAGACGGTATCATTCGTGCGCTTGCTAGCTGGAAAGGCGAGACGGATGAGCAAGTACAAGCGTGGGACAATATGACCCATGCCAAAGAAGCGTTTGCTGAGCTTGGTGCGATGGGACAAGGCGTATTGTTTATCAATATTCAGCCTGATGGCGGTGAGCCATACCAAGGTATCGTTGAGCGTAGCCATGACAATCTAGCGGATTGCTTAGCGCATTATCAAAAGCAATCAGCCCAGATTCCAACGTTGATTAACTTGGCATCTGACGGCTTGCAAGCCGGAGGTATCTTGGTACAAATGCTACCGCGTACTGCTGAAGAAACGTCTGAAGTTGAGCAAAACCAAGATGCGGGTATCGACGATGATTTATGGACGCGCTTGTCTGTATTGACGCGCACGGTAAAAGCAGAAGAACTAACGACACTGGATGCTAACGAAATACTTTATCGTTTGTATCACGAAGAAAACATCGTTGCCCCTGAGCCTGCCCCTCTATCATTTGGTTGCACTTGCTCACGCGAGAAGTGCGAGATGGCAATCGAACAAATCGGCGAAGCGGAAGCGTTAGATATCGTCGAAGAGCAAGGCGGTACATTTGAGATGGATTGCGGATTCTGCGGTGAAGTCTATAAATTTAATAAAGATGATGTAGCAGCGATATTTGCTGAGTAG
- a CDS encoding glutamate/aspartate ABC transporter substrate-binding protein yields MTYSFSKPLTLAAVMALGLAGCNNSSQTSTDAPADDAATTEITTNGTLQKIKDSGTIVVGHRDSSIPFSYIADDPNQPIGYAHDLEMKVVEAVKQKLNMPDLNVRYNLITSQTRIPLVQNGTVDFECGSTTNNEERQKQVAFSNGFFEIGTRLLTKKDSGIQDFEDLKGKTLVTTAGTTSERYIRQYNDDNKMGTNIISAKDHGEGFLMLENGRADAFMMDDVLLAGEKAKAKNPDEWVIVGTPQSFEIYGCMMRKDDPEFKAVVDEALANVFSSGEINSIYDKWFLNPIPPKNVNLNFEMSDNLKALIANPHDSAQPKEAAAQ; encoded by the coding sequence ATGACATACTCATTTTCCAAACCGTTGACTTTAGCTGCTGTTATGGCATTAGGCTTAGCGGGATGTAATAACAGTAGCCAGACCAGCACTGATGCGCCAGCAGATGATGCAGCGACGACAGAAATCACGACCAACGGTACGCTACAGAAAATCAAAGACTCTGGCACTATTGTCGTCGGTCACCGTGATTCCTCTATTCCTTTCTCTTATATCGCTGATGATCCTAACCAACCGATTGGCTATGCACACGACTTGGAAATGAAAGTGGTTGAAGCAGTTAAGCAAAAGCTAAACATGCCAGACCTTAACGTTCGCTATAACCTAATCACTTCGCAGACTCGTATCCCATTGGTACAAAACGGCACGGTAGATTTTGAGTGTGGTTCAACAACCAATAACGAAGAACGTCAAAAGCAAGTTGCATTCTCTAATGGTTTCTTTGAAATTGGTACGCGTCTGTTGACCAAAAAAGACTCTGGTATTCAAGATTTTGAAGACCTAAAAGGCAAAACCTTGGTAACGACAGCAGGAACGACTTCAGAGCGTTATATCCGTCAGTACAATGATGATAATAAAATGGGTACCAATATCATCTCAGCAAAAGATCATGGCGAAGGCTTCCTAATGCTAGAAAATGGCCGCGCTGATGCCTTTATGATGGATGATGTGCTGCTTGCTGGCGAAAAAGCCAAAGCAAAAAATCCTGATGAATGGGTCATTGTCGGTACGCCGCAATCGTTTGAAATCTATGGCTGTATGATGCGCAAAGATGATCCTGAATTCAAAGCTGTGGTCGATGAAGCACTTGCTAATGTCTTTAGTTCAGGCGAAATCAATAGCATTTATGACAAGTGGTTCTTGAACCCAATCCCACCAAAGAACGTCAATCTAAACTTTGAGATGTCAGACAACTTAAAGGCCTTGATTGCCAATCCGCATGACAGCGCTCAGCCTAAAGAAGCAGCAGCGCAGTAA